A part of Phoenix dactylifera cultivar Barhee BC4 chromosome 2, palm_55x_up_171113_PBpolish2nd_filt_p, whole genome shotgun sequence genomic DNA contains:
- the LOC103705165 gene encoding beta-fructofuranosidase 1 — protein sequence MDVADLESPIFIPYSYPPLPQVEDCDDSTIPNSSHKPPRGALRLVLLGITAITLLGLVSLFYHGGGLRGELEFDPARETPVDRWTVSRGTAEGVSEKSNGPILGATPAYPWTNVMLAWQRTAFHFQPQKNWMNDPNGPMLYKGWYHLFYQYNPESAVWGNITWGHAVSRDLVHWFYLPLAMVPDHWYDAGGVWTGSATLLPDGRIAMVYTGSTADSVQVQNLAFPADQDDPLLIRWNKYESNPVLAPPPWIGPTDFRDPTTAWYVPTESAWRLAIGAKDADHKGIALVYQTKDFTSYELLPGLLHGVNGTGMWECVDFYPVSTGSAVGLDTSTGPGPAVKHVLKASLDVNKRDYYAIGTYDGDKGTWTPDEPEMDVGIGLRYDYGKFYASKSFYDPVKERRVLWGWTEETDSERTDLVKGWASLQAIPRTILYDDKTKSNLIQWPVDEVESLRLNSQEFSNIKLSTGSVVPLNVTEATQVDIEAEFEIDSSALERAVEADVGYNCSTGGGAAGRGALGPFGLLVLADPDLKEQTAAYFYLGRRTDGSLRTFFCQDELRSSLANDLVRRVYGSAVPVLDGESLTVRILVDHSIVESFAQGGRTSITSRVYPTKAVYDAARVFLFNNATDASMIARSLKIWQMDSAFLHPYSAQTEELAI from the exons ATGGACGTCGCAGATCTCGAGTCCCCCATCTTCATCCCCTATTCCTACCCTCCGTTACCACAAGTGGAGGACTGCGATGACTCCACCATTCCCAACTCTTCTCATAAACCTCCGAGGGGGGCCTTAAGGCTGGTCTTGCTTGGCATCACAGCCATAACGCTGCTGGGCCTCGTCTCTCTCTTCTACCATGGCGGCGGACTGAGAGGGGAATTGGAGTTCGATCCGGCACGAGAGACACCCGTGGACCGGTGGACAGTGTCCCGGGGCACGGCCGAGGGCGTGTCGGAGAAGTCCAACGGGCCGATCCTCGGCGCTACCCCGGCCTACCCCTGGACCAACGTCATGCTCGCCTGGCAGCGCACAGCCTTCCACTTCCAGCCCCAGAAGAACTGGATGAATG ACCCTAATG GGCCGATGCTTTACAAGGGGTGGTACCACCTCTTCTATCAGTACAACCCGGAGTCGGCCGTGTGGGGGAACATCACGTGGGGGCACGCCGTATCACGTGACCTCGTCCACTGGTTCTACCTTCCCCTCGCCATGGTTCCCGACCACTGGTACGACGCCGGCGGCGTCTGGACCGGCTCCGCCACCCTGCTGCCGGACGGCCGGATCGCCATGGTCTACACCGGTTCGACCGCCGATTCGGTCCAGGTCCAGAACCTCGCCTTCCCGGCCGACCAGGACGACCCGCTCCTTATAAGATGGAACAAGTACGAGTCCAACCCGGTTCTCGCCCCCCCGCCGTGGATCGGGCCGACCGACTTCCGCGATCCGACCACGGCCTGGTACGTGCCGACGGAGTCGGCCTGGCGGCTTGCCATCGGAGCCAAGGACGCGGACCACAAAGGGATCGCGCTGGTGTACCAGACCAAGGACTTTACATCTTACGAGCTGCTGCCGGGCTTGCTCCATGGGGTGAACGGGACAGGGATGTGGGAGTGCGTGGACTTCTACCCGGTGTCGACCGGGTCGGCGGTGGGGCTGGACACGTCGACCGGGCCGGGGCCGGCGGTGAAACACGTGCTGAAGGCGAGTCTAGACGTTAACAAGCGCGACTACTACGCGATCGGGACGTACGACGGCGACAAGGGGACTTGGACGCCGGACGAGCCGGAGATGGACGTGGGGATCGGGCTGAGGTACGACTACGGCAAGTTCTACGCGTCGAAGTCGTTCTACGACCCGGTGAAGGAGAGGCGAGTTCTGTGGGGTTGGACCGAGGAGACCGATAGCGAACGGACCGATCTCGTGAAGGGCTGGGCCTCCCTGCAG GCCATTCCAAGGACGATCCTATATGATGACAAGACGAAGAGCAACCTAATACAGTGGCCAGTTGACGAGGTGGAGAGCCTAAGATTGAACAGCCAAGAATTCAGCAACATCAAACTTAGCACAGGATCGGTGGTGCCATTGAACGTCACCGAAGCCACGCAG GTGGACATCGAGGCCGAGTTCGAGATAGACTCATCGGCCTTGGAACGGGCTGTCGAGGCCGACGTCGGGTACAACTGCAGCACCGGCGGCGGTGCTGCCGGGCGTGGTGCATTGGGACCCTTCGGATTGCTTGTGTTGGCTGATCCGGACCTGAAGGAGCAGACCGCAGCGTATTTTTACCTCGGCAGGAGAACCGATGGCAGCCTAAGGACATTCTTCTGTCAGGATGAGCTGAG GTCATCGTTGGCAAATGACCTTGTGAGGAGGGTTTACGGCAGTGCGGTTCCCGTGCTCGATGGTGAAAGCTTGACAGTGAGGATTCTG GTGGATCACTCCATAGTAGAGAGCTTTGCTCAAGGTGGGAGGACAAGCATCACATCACGCGTCTACCCAACGAAAGCAGTTTATGATGCGGCGAGAGTATTTCTTTTCAACAACGCGACCGACGCTTCCATGATCGCCAGATCACTcaagatatggcagatggactCTGCATTCCTTCATCCGTACTCAGCCCAGACTGAAGAGCTCGCGATTTaa